The proteins below come from a single Lonchura striata isolate bLonStr1 chromosome 10, bLonStr1.mat, whole genome shotgun sequence genomic window:
- the LOC110484864 gene encoding transcription cofactor HES-6, with product MTATATSGTHKVASSKEERKLRKPLIERKRRERINNCLDQLKETVVGAFHLDQSKLEKADILEMTVKHLQNIQSSKMMADSKVGLEAQQRYSTGYIQCMHEVHNLLLTCEWMDKSLGARLLNHLLKSLPRSGQEPCRAALRSPGSSAVSPQPLLAHRSPLSPKGSARGTNPPQERPYPAENKHASKNSFQLPALSLFNQVDAAPPRQVLQPNFSHNNPRMGSLDMWRPW from the exons ATGACTGCCACGGCCACCTCCGGCACGCACAAGGTCGCCAGCAgcaaggaggagaggaag TTAAGGAAACCCCTCATTGAGCGGAAGCGAAGGGAAAGGATTAATAACTGCCTAGACCAGCTGAAGGAGACTGTTGTGGGTGCATTTCACCTGGAT CAGTCTAAACTGGAAAAAGCAGACATCCTGGAAATGACAGTGAAGCACCTCCAGAACATCCAGAGCAGCAAGATGATGG CCGACTCCAAGGTGGGTCTGGAAGCCCAGCAGAGGTACAGCACCGGCTACATCCAGTGCATGCACGAGGTGCACAACCTGCTGCTCACCTGCGAGTGGATGGACAAGAGCCTCGGGGCGCGCCTCCTGAACCACCTGCTCAAGTCCCTGCCCAGGTCGGGGcaggagccctgcagagccgcgCTCAGGTCTCCGGGCAGCTCGGCTGTCTCTCCGCAGCCTCTCCTGGCGCACAGAAGCCCCCTGAGCCCCAAGGGCAGCGCTCGAGGCACGAACCCGCCGCAGGAGCGCCCCTACCCCGCGGAGAACAAGCACGCTTCCAAAAATTCCTTCCAGCTGCCCGCGCTGTCGCTTTTCAACCAGGTTGATGCCGCACCTCCCAGACAGGTTCTGCAGCCAAATTTTTCCCATAACAACCCCAGAATGGGGTCATTAGATATGTGGAGACCGTGGTAA